In Rhinoderma darwinii isolate aRhiDar2 chromosome 9, aRhiDar2.hap1, whole genome shotgun sequence, the following are encoded in one genomic region:
- the LOC142660679 gene encoding RNA-binding protein 4B-like isoform X2: MVKLFIGNLPPEATPAELKTLFEQYGKVTECDIITNYGFVHMEDKKSADQAVENLNQYKMHNVFINVEHSRGKPKASTKLHVSSLSTDCTGEELREKFEQYGTVLECDIVKDFAFVHMEKAEEALEAIRNLNNHEFKAIDMSQRLTREAG; this comes from the coding sequence ATGGTGAAACTTTTTATTGGTAACCTCCCTCCTGAGGCGACACCTGCAGAATTGAAGACACTGTTTGAACAGTATGGGAAAGTTACAGAGTGTGACATCATAACAAATTATGGCTTTGTCCATATGGAAGACAAAAAGTCAGCTGATCAGGCAGTTGAAAATCTGAACCAATATAAAATGCATAATGTCTTTATTAATGTGGAACACAGCAGGGGCAAACCCAAAGCATCAACCAAGCTCCATGTCAGTAGCCTTAGCACTGACTGCACCGGTGAAGAGTTGCGTGAGAAGTTTGAACAGTATGGAACGGTCTTGGAATGTGATATTGTGAAGGATTTTGCCTTTGTTCACATGGAGAAAGCAGAGGAAGCACTCGAAGCCATCAGAAATCTAAACAACCATGAATTTAAAG